In one window of Mercurialis annua linkage group LG4, ddMerAnnu1.2, whole genome shotgun sequence DNA:
- the LOC126676560 gene encoding V-type proton ATPase subunit G 1-like isoform X1: MKSKMAANRRNQQGGIQLLLDAEQQAQLIINDARNAKLARLKQAKEEADNEIANYRSHVDSEFQRKVAGNTGDSNSNVNRLDQETDAKISHLKTEAARISLDVVNMLLKHTTTVKN, from the exons AT GAAATCAAAAATGGCTGCCAATAGAAGAAATCAGCAAGGTGGAATTCAGCTATTGCTAGATGCAGAACAACAAGCTCAGTTAATTATCAATGATGCCAGAAATG CAAAACTGGCAAGACTAAAACAAGCCAAAGAAGAAGCTGATAATGAGATCGCAAACTATCGGTCTCATGTGGATTccgagtttcagagaaaagtaGCTGGG AATACCGGCGATTCAAATTCTAACGTGAATCGTCTTGATCAAGAAACTGATGCCAAGATTAGTCACCTGAAGACCGAGGCTGCTAGAATATCACTTGATGTTGTCAACATGCTCCTCAAGCACACCACGACTGTGAAAAACTAA
- the LOC126678984 gene encoding probable aquaporin PIP2-2: protein MAKDAEVGGHGGDFHAKDYQDPPPAPLIDAEELTKWSFYRAIIAEFIATLLFLYITVLTVIGYKAQTDPTKTDDACGGVGILGIAWAFGGMIFILVYCTAGISGGHINPAVTFGLFLARKVSLVRAIMYMLAQSLGAICGCGLVKAFQKSYYQRYGGGANELADGYSKGTGLGAEIIGTFVLVYTVFSATDPKRNARDSHVPVLAPLPIGFAVFMVHLATIPITGTGINPARSFGAAVIYNKEKAWDDQWIFWVGPFIGAAIAAIYHQYVLRGSAVKALGSFRSSSNI, encoded by the exons ATGGCTAAGGATGCTGAAGTTGGCGGCCACGGCGGGGACTTCCATGCCAAGGACTACCAAGACCCGCCACCCGCACCATTGATCGATGCGGAGGAGCTGACTAAATGGTCATTTTATAGAGCTATAATTGCTGAGTTTATTGCCACGCTCTTGTTTTTGTATATCACTGTGTTGACTGTCATTGGTTACAAAGCTCAAACTGATCCGACCAAGACTGATGATGCTTGCGGTGGCGTTGGCATTCTTGGCATCGCTTGGGCCTTCGGTGGCATGATCTTTATTCTTGTCTACTGCACCGCCGGTATTTCAG GTGGACACATTAACCCGGCAGTGACATTTGGGTTGTTTTTAGCAAGAAAGGTGTCTTTGGTAAGAGCCATAATGTACATGTTGGCTCAGAGTTTAGGAGCCATATGTGGATGTGGGCTAGTCAAAGCGTTTCAAAAGAGTTACTACCAAAGATATGGCGGTGGAGCTAATGAGCTTGCTGACGGATACAGCAAAGGAACTGGTTTAGGAGCTGAGATTATTGGTACTTTTGTTCTTGTCTACACTGTCTTCTCTGCTACTGACCCCAAGAGAAATGCTAGAGACTCCCATGTTCCTGTGTTGGCTCCACTTCCTATTGGATTTGCTGTGTTCATGGTTCACTTGGCTACTATTCCGATCACCGGCACCGGAATTAACCCTGCTAGGAGTTTTGGTGCTGCTGTCATTTACAATAAGGAAAAGGCATGGGATGACCAA TGGATTTTCTGGGTTGGACCGTTCATTGGAGCTGCAATTGCTGCAATCTACCACCAATATGTACTAAGAGGATCAGCTGTTAAGGCTCTTGGTTCATTCAGAAGCAGTTCCAACATTTGA
- the LOC126676560 gene encoding V-type proton ATPase subunit G 1-like isoform X2: MAANRRNQQGGIQLLLDAEQQAQLIINDARNAKLARLKQAKEEADNEIANYRSHVDSEFQRKVAGNTGDSNSNVNRLDQETDAKISHLKTEAARISLDVVNMLLKHTTTVKN, encoded by the exons ATGGCTGCCAATAGAAGAAATCAGCAAGGTGGAATTCAGCTATTGCTAGATGCAGAACAACAAGCTCAGTTAATTATCAATGATGCCAGAAATG CAAAACTGGCAAGACTAAAACAAGCCAAAGAAGAAGCTGATAATGAGATCGCAAACTATCGGTCTCATGTGGATTccgagtttcagagaaaagtaGCTGGG AATACCGGCGATTCAAATTCTAACGTGAATCGTCTTGATCAAGAAACTGATGCCAAGATTAGTCACCTGAAGACCGAGGCTGCTAGAATATCACTTGATGTTGTCAACATGCTCCTCAAGCACACCACGACTGTGAAAAACTAA